In Thermoplasmata archaeon, a single genomic region encodes these proteins:
- a CDS encoding acylphosphatase has translation MIKRAHVYFSGLVQGIFFRAFVRDEAKRLSLNGWVRNLEDGRVEAVFEGTEPTINTILELCQTEHPRARISKMDIKWENPENLKGFKILY, from the coding sequence ATGATAAAAAGAGCACATGTTTACTTTTCAGGATTAGTACAGGGTATATTCTTCAGAGCATTCGTCCGCGATGAAGCCAAAAGACTAAGCTTAAATGGCTGGGTCAGAAATTTAGAGGACGGAAGAGTAGAGGCGGTGTTTGAGGGTACAGAACCTACTATAAATACAATATTAGAATTATGTCAAACTGAACATCCTAGAGCTCGAATAAGCAAAATGGATATAAAATGGGAAAATCCTGAAAACTTAAAAGGGTTTAAAATACTTTACTAA
- a CDS encoding GTP-binding protein, whose product MSLIDDQIAEIEAEIRKTQYNKATEFHIGRLKAKLAKLKREQEKRRSARTGGEGYAVKKSGNATVAIVGYPSVGKSTILNKITNAKSETAAYDFTTLTIIPGIMEYNGAKLQLLDMPGIIIGASKGKGRGREVISVARNSDLILIVVDTEHYQVKPILDELYESGIRLNTNPPNIVLTKKSKGGIDLNSTVKLTKLSAPLIEIILKEYRIANASIIFREDASVDQLIDYLSENRVYLPALVVLNKIDLVREAKLREIIATIPSNLAFVKISAESNIGLDDLKEQLFRALNFIKIYLKPQNKPLETMVVKKGTNVEMLCRAIHKDFIKKFKFALVTGKSVKFTQQRVGLEHVLQDGDLVSIFLNL is encoded by the coding sequence ATGAGTTTAATAGACGATCAAATTGCAGAAATTGAGGCAGAGATTCGTAAAACACAGTATAACAAAGCCACAGAATTTCACATAGGGAGATTAAAAGCTAAACTTGCAAAATTGAAGAGAGAACAGGAAAAGCGTAGAAGTGCCAGAACTGGCGGAGAAGGATATGCTGTTAAGAAATCTGGTAATGCTACAGTAGCTATTGTAGGATATCCGAGCGTTGGAAAAAGCACAATTTTGAACAAGATCACAAACGCAAAAAGTGAGACTGCAGCCTACGATTTTACGACGCTTACTATAATACCTGGGATAATGGAATACAATGGCGCAAAATTACAGCTTTTGGACATGCCAGGAATCATAATCGGTGCTTCAAAGGGAAAAGGTCGAGGCAGAGAAGTTATCAGTGTTGCGCGCAACTCAGACCTGATCTTGATAGTTGTAGACACTGAACATTATCAGGTTAAACCTATCCTGGATGAGCTGTATGAATCTGGGATAAGATTGAACACAAACCCACCAAACATAGTATTAACTAAAAAAAGCAAGGGTGGCATAGACCTCAATTCAACAGTAAAACTTACAAAATTGAGCGCGCCCTTGATCGAGATAATATTAAAAGAATATAGAATCGCAAATGCGAGTATAATATTTAGAGAAGATGCATCAGTAGACCAGCTTATAGATTATCTGAGCGAGAATAGAGTTTATCTGCCAGCGCTGGTAGTATTAAATAAGATTGACTTAGTAAGAGAGGCTAAGTTAAGAGAGATCATAGCTACCATACCCTCCAATTTGGCTTTTGTTAAAATATCTGCTGAGTCAAATATAGGGTTAGATGATCTAAAAGAACAGCTTTTTCGAGCACTAAACTTTATAAAGATATATTTAAAACCGCAAAATAAGCCGCTGGAAACCATGGTCGTTAAGAAGGGTACTAATGTAGAAATGTTATGTAGAGCGATCCACAAAGATTTTATTAAAAAGTTTAAGTTTGCGCTCGTAACAGGAAAAAGTGTAAAATTTACACAGCAACGTGTTGGCTTAGAGCATGTGCTGCAGGATGGAGATCTTGTTTCTATTTTTTTGAACCTGTAA
- a CDS encoding class II SORL domain-containing protein, translated as MKKFGDVIVSPEKEGKEKHVPIIDAPKKVKAGQFFTVNVTVGKDVPHPNLIEHHIKWIQVYAQIDGRPYNPVHVATFDMGPTFADPNVTFRMKIEKKTTLYVLEYCNVHGVWENSVEIEIE; from the coding sequence ATGAAAAAATTTGGAGATGTAATAGTTTCTCCTGAAAAAGAAGGAAAAGAGAAACATGTGCCAATTATAGACGCACCGAAAAAAGTTAAGGCAGGGCAGTTTTTTACAGTGAATGTGACTGTCGGAAAGGATGTACCACACCCAAATCTGATAGAACATCATATCAAATGGATACAGGTTTATGCCCAGATAGATGGAAGACCATACAATCCGGTACATGTTGCTACTTTCGACATGGGCCCAACTTTCGCAGACCCAAATGTGACATTTAGAATGAAAATCGAGAAAAAAACAACGCTTTATGTGCTTGAATACTGCAATGTTCACGGTGTCTGGGAAAACTCTGTAGAAATTGAAATAGAATAA